A genomic region of Pseudorca crassidens isolate mPseCra1 chromosome 10, mPseCra1.hap1, whole genome shotgun sequence contains the following coding sequences:
- the MUC21 gene encoding mucin-21 isoform X2, with protein sequence MQKRNICLMYWLLLHLLLLEYGITSISGSTPSPTSSEPSTANTGPSATSSGTRTASNTIASTTYGGTSTATNSGSQVTSSGSSTTSNTETSMTSGGTSATSNTGSSLTSGGTSIPVNTGSSATSGGTSTASNTGSSLTSGGSSATSNTGSSTTPGGTSTASNTGSSMISGGSSTTSNTGSSLTSGGTSTPVNTGSSTTSSGTRTASNTIASTTYGGTSTATNSGSQVTSSGSSTTSNTETSMTSGGTSTPVNTGSSATSSGTRTASNTIASTTYGGTSTATNSGSQVTSSGSSTTSNTETSMTSGGTSANSNTGSSLTSGGTSTPVNTGSSATSGGTSTASNTGSSLTSGGSSATSNTGSSTTPGGTSTASNTGSSLTSGGSSTTSNTGSSLTSGGTSTPVNTGSGATSGGTSTASNTGSSLTSGGSSATSNTGSSLTSGGTSTPVNTGSSTTSSGTRTASNTIASTTYGGTSTATNSGSQVTSSGSSITSNTETSMTSGGTSATSNTGSSLTSGGTSTPVNTGSSATSGGTSTASNTGSSLTSGGSSATSNTGSSTTPGGTSTAFNTGSSVTSGETSTPANIASSMTSSETSITSSTGSSTTSSGTTTASNTGPSATAGGSGTPLTTGIITTSNSTSTSAGTTVNEGPSGSLKPWEIFLISLVSVTVAVGFFVGLYFCVRNSLSLRNVFDTAVYPLHGPNLGPGPGGNHTVHHRSRWSPNGFWRRPVSSVAMELRESHNGL encoded by the exons ATGCAGAAAAgaaacatttgccttatgtactggtTGCTGTTGCATCTCCTACTTTTGGAATATG GCATAACCTCCATTAGTGGGAGCACACCTAGCCCAACTTCCAGTGAACCCTCCACAGCCAACACTGGACCCAGTGCAACCTCCAGTGGGACTAGGACAGCCTCCAACACTATAGCCAGCACGACCTATGGTGGTACCAGCACAGCCACCAACTCTGGATCTCAAGTGACCTCCAGTGGATCCAGCACAACCTCCAATACTGAAACCAGCATGACCTCTGGAGGGACCAGCGCAACTTCCAATACCGGATCCAGCCTGACCTCTGGAGGAACCAGCATACCTGTCAACACTGGATCCAGCGCAACCTCTGGGGGGACCAGCACAGCCTCCAATACTGGATCCAGCCTGACCTCTGGAGGGAGCAGCGCAACCTCCAACACTGGATCCAGCACAACCCCTGGGGGGACCAGCACAGCCTCCAATACTGGATCCAGCATGATCTCTGGAGGGAGCAGCACAACCTCCAATACTGGATCTAGCCTGACCTCTGGAGGGACCAGCACACCTGTCAACACTGGATCCAGCACAACCTCCAGTGGGACTAGGACAGCCTCCAACACTATAGCCAGCACGACCTATGGTGGTACCAGCACAGCCACCAACTCTGGATCCCAAGTGACCTCCAGTGGATCCAGCACAACCTCCAATACTGAAACCAGCATGACCTCTGGAGGGACCAGCACACCTGTCAACACTGGATCCAGTGCAACCTCCAGTGGGACTAGGACAGCCTCCAACACTATAGCCAGCACGACCTATGGTGGTACCAGCACAGCCACCAACTCTGGATCCCAAGTGACCTCCAGTGGATCCAGCACAACCTCCAATACTGAAACCAGCATGACCTCTGGAGGGACCAGCGCAAATTCCAATACTGGATCCAGCCTGACCTCTGGAGGAACCAGCACACCTGTCAACACTGGATCCAGTGCAACCTCTGGGGGGACCAGCACAGCCTCCAATACTGGATCCAGCCTGACCTCTGGAGGGAGCAGCGCAACCTCCAACACTGGATCCAGCACAACCCCTGGGGGGACCAGCACAGCCTCCAATACTGGATCCAGCCTGACCTCAGGAGGGAGCAGCACAACCTCCAATACTGGATCCAGCCTGACCTCTGGAGGAACCAGCACACCTGTCAACACTGGATCCGGCGCAACCTCTGGGGGGACCAGCACAGCCTCCAATACTGGATCCAGCCTGACCTCTGGAGGGAGCAGCGCAACCTCCAACACTGGATCCAGCCTGACCTCTGGAGGGACCAGCACACCTGTCAACACTGGATCCAGCACAACCTCCAGTGGGACTAGGACAGCCTCCAACACTATAGCCAGCACGACCTATGGTGGTACCAGCACAGCCACCAACTCTGGATCTCAAGTGACCTCCAGTGGATCCAGCATAACCTCCAATACTGAAACCAGCATGACCTCTGGAGGGACCAGCGCAACTTCCAATACTGGATCCAGCCTGACCTCTGGAGGGACCAGCACACCTGTCAACACTGGATCCAGCGCAACCTCTGGGGGGACCAGCACAGCCTCCAATACTGGATCCAGCCTGACCTCTGGAGGGAGCAGCGCAACCTCCAACACTGGATCCAGCACAACCCCTGGGGGGACCAGTACAGCCTTCAATACTGGATCCAGCGTGACCTCTGGTGAGACCAGCACACCTGCCAATATTGCTTCCAGTATGACCTCCAGTGAGACCAGCATAACCTCCAGTACTGGATCCAGCACAACCTCCAGTGGGACCACCACGGCCTCCAACACTGGACCCAGTGCAACTGCAGGAGGCTCTGGTACACCCTTGACAACTGGAATAATCACAACTTCCAACAGTACTAGCACAAGTGCTGGAACTACAGTGAATGAAGGGCCCAGTGGGTCCCTGAAGCCATGGGAAATCTTCCTCATCTCTCTGGTCTCGGTTACAGTGGCTGTGGGATTCTTTGTTGGGCTCTACTTCTGTGTG AGAAACTCCCTGTCCCTGAGAAATGTCTTTGACACAGCTGTCTATCCACTCCATGGCCCAAACCTCGGCCCAGGCCCTGGAGGGAATCACACAGTCCACCACCGGTCTAGGTGGAGCCCTAATGGATTCTGGAGGAGACCGGTATCCTCAGTGGCCATGGAGCTGAGAGAGAGCCACAATGGGCTCTAA
- the MUC21 gene encoding mucin-21 isoform X1: MQKRNICLMYWLLLHLLLLEYGITSISGSTPSPTSSEPSTANTGPSATSSGTRTASNTIASTTYGGTSTATNSGSQVTSSGSSTTSNTETSMTSGGTSATSNTGSSLTSGGTSIPVNTGSSATSGGTSTASNTGSSLTSGGSSATSNTGSSTTPGGTSTASNTGSSMISGGSSTTSNTGSSLTSGGTSTPVNTGSSTTSSGTRTASNTIASTTYGGTSTATNSGSQVTSSGSSTTSNTETSMTSGGTSTPVNTGSSATSSGTRTASNTIASTTYGGTSTATNSGSQVTSSGSSTTSNTETSMTSGGTSANSNTGSSLTSGGTSTPVNTGSSATSGGTSTASNTGSSLTSGGSSATSNTGSSTTPGGTSTASNTGSSLTSGGSSTTSNTGSSLTSGGTSTPVNTGSGATSGGTSTASNTGSSLTSGGSSATSNTGSSLTSGGTSTPVNTGSSTTSSGTRTASNTIASTTYGGTSTATNSGSQVTSSGSSITSNTETSMTSGGTSATSNTGSSLTSGGTSTPVNTGSSATSGGTSTASNTGSSLTSGGSSATSNTGSSTTPGGTSTAFNTGSSVTSGETSTPANIASSMTSSETSITSSTGSSTTSSGTTTASNTGPSATAGGSGTPLTTGIITTSNSTSTSAGTTVNEGPSGSLKPWEIFLISLVSVTVAVGFFVGLYFCVVSA; the protein is encoded by the exons ATGCAGAAAAgaaacatttgccttatgtactggtTGCTGTTGCATCTCCTACTTTTGGAATATG GCATAACCTCCATTAGTGGGAGCACACCTAGCCCAACTTCCAGTGAACCCTCCACAGCCAACACTGGACCCAGTGCAACCTCCAGTGGGACTAGGACAGCCTCCAACACTATAGCCAGCACGACCTATGGTGGTACCAGCACAGCCACCAACTCTGGATCTCAAGTGACCTCCAGTGGATCCAGCACAACCTCCAATACTGAAACCAGCATGACCTCTGGAGGGACCAGCGCAACTTCCAATACCGGATCCAGCCTGACCTCTGGAGGAACCAGCATACCTGTCAACACTGGATCCAGCGCAACCTCTGGGGGGACCAGCACAGCCTCCAATACTGGATCCAGCCTGACCTCTGGAGGGAGCAGCGCAACCTCCAACACTGGATCCAGCACAACCCCTGGGGGGACCAGCACAGCCTCCAATACTGGATCCAGCATGATCTCTGGAGGGAGCAGCACAACCTCCAATACTGGATCTAGCCTGACCTCTGGAGGGACCAGCACACCTGTCAACACTGGATCCAGCACAACCTCCAGTGGGACTAGGACAGCCTCCAACACTATAGCCAGCACGACCTATGGTGGTACCAGCACAGCCACCAACTCTGGATCCCAAGTGACCTCCAGTGGATCCAGCACAACCTCCAATACTGAAACCAGCATGACCTCTGGAGGGACCAGCACACCTGTCAACACTGGATCCAGTGCAACCTCCAGTGGGACTAGGACAGCCTCCAACACTATAGCCAGCACGACCTATGGTGGTACCAGCACAGCCACCAACTCTGGATCCCAAGTGACCTCCAGTGGATCCAGCACAACCTCCAATACTGAAACCAGCATGACCTCTGGAGGGACCAGCGCAAATTCCAATACTGGATCCAGCCTGACCTCTGGAGGAACCAGCACACCTGTCAACACTGGATCCAGTGCAACCTCTGGGGGGACCAGCACAGCCTCCAATACTGGATCCAGCCTGACCTCTGGAGGGAGCAGCGCAACCTCCAACACTGGATCCAGCACAACCCCTGGGGGGACCAGCACAGCCTCCAATACTGGATCCAGCCTGACCTCAGGAGGGAGCAGCACAACCTCCAATACTGGATCCAGCCTGACCTCTGGAGGAACCAGCACACCTGTCAACACTGGATCCGGCGCAACCTCTGGGGGGACCAGCACAGCCTCCAATACTGGATCCAGCCTGACCTCTGGAGGGAGCAGCGCAACCTCCAACACTGGATCCAGCCTGACCTCTGGAGGGACCAGCACACCTGTCAACACTGGATCCAGCACAACCTCCAGTGGGACTAGGACAGCCTCCAACACTATAGCCAGCACGACCTATGGTGGTACCAGCACAGCCACCAACTCTGGATCTCAAGTGACCTCCAGTGGATCCAGCATAACCTCCAATACTGAAACCAGCATGACCTCTGGAGGGACCAGCGCAACTTCCAATACTGGATCCAGCCTGACCTCTGGAGGGACCAGCACACCTGTCAACACTGGATCCAGCGCAACCTCTGGGGGGACCAGCACAGCCTCCAATACTGGATCCAGCCTGACCTCTGGAGGGAGCAGCGCAACCTCCAACACTGGATCCAGCACAACCCCTGGGGGGACCAGTACAGCCTTCAATACTGGATCCAGCGTGACCTCTGGTGAGACCAGCACACCTGCCAATATTGCTTCCAGTATGACCTCCAGTGAGACCAGCATAACCTCCAGTACTGGATCCAGCACAACCTCCAGTGGGACCACCACGGCCTCCAACACTGGACCCAGTGCAACTGCAGGAGGCTCTGGTACACCCTTGACAACTGGAATAATCACAACTTCCAACAGTACTAGCACAAGTGCTGGAACTACAGTGAATGAAGGGCCCAGTGGGTCCCTGAAGCCATGGGAAATCTTCCTCATCTCTCTGGTCTCGGTTACAGTGGCTGTGGGATTCTTTGTTGGGCTCTACTTCTGTGTGGTGAGTGCCTAA